Sequence from the Cucumis sativus cultivar 9930 chromosome 1, Cucumber_9930_V3, whole genome shotgun sequence genome:
CATTACCTTATCTTTAGGAGCCCTCCCAATGGCATTGCCAAGTATTTGTCGGGCACCTTTGAGGTTCAACTGACGTATTTCAAATTGCGCAGCTAATAGCCATATCTTTGCAAATGAAAACTTCGAATGAGGAATCAAATTTAGACACTCCCTgccaaaattaatattgaatgaaaaaactCGGtatatttatgcattttttattatcaagaGTCAAGACAGCTATCTACTGTTTTGTTAAACAATTATATTGCATATTGAACTTCTTGTAGAGCAACACAATGTACATTTAAATGCTTAAAACATCACAATTTACATTGTGCAAGTGAGATATTACTGTGTATGTGGCATACAACTAAGTAAGAGAAACAAAACAGGTTCCTAGAGAGAGACGataatataaaaggaaaacataaCTTGCCCTTCTCCAAACAGCATAGAATGAACCAAGGAGGACCTTCCTTGACAAAAAATGATAAGATGCAGTATATCTTCTAGGATAGAAATGTGAATTTCGGGTCAACAGAAAAAGGaaacttttatctttttaaatattgtcaCCTTGATACAAGTTATCAAGAAATACAGTAAACATGGGTGGCTTCTAACTGCTATtacaagcaaaagaaaaataaaagagatacTAAATTGACATTCAATATGAAGATATTACTTGTCATGgacattaaaaacaaatggaaTCATACAGGCGtagatgaaatgaaatataaaatcaattacaagttatagcaatttattattagcaaaaaagtttaagatatCCCACAGTACCAGAAAAACACAATTACAGATATCAACAtcattttatagatttttttttcctttgttctCAACTGTTGTTCCTCAACATCATCTTATAATTGCATAAACTGacaccaaaaaaacaaaatcaacataCTTGTACACATCACGAGTACGCTCAGCATCAGCAGCATCCAATTCTTCATATAGTGCATAATTGATCCTAAATTGGGTAGAAACAAACAATGAGCAAAAAAAGTTGTATGCTCAAAACCAAATTGGAGGAGATAGACAGAAGGATTCCTTTCTTGATGTACTTaccacaaatatatatagcgCTGCCAATACCGTTTCTCTTCAGCTGGAGGAACATTGGCAATTGCCCTTTCGTATACTTCTCTGATCCTCTCCTTGTTCCCTGCTGTCTCCTCCAATCGAATATAATCAAACCAAGAATCATAATTTAGAGGATTTTTCCTCACTTCCTCTTCATATTGAAACCTTCTCTTCCCCACTATGGCATCTTCTATTCCTTCCTTATCCCCATATTGCTTCTCAAATGCGACAAACTTCCTGTAGATATCCTCAGCTCTACCTTTAGGGATATGATCTAGTGCAAACTTATATATACACCGTGCCCGTTCTGTTTCCTTACACCTCTCCTCAAATTCAGCAAAAGCAACAAAAAGTTGCTCTGCCTCTTCATCATCGGCTAACTTCTCAACAGCTGTTTCATACACCTTCCTTGCTCTAGttatttctccatttttcatctcaaatttGGCAAATCGTATCCATGCTCCAACTTTGGGGTGGCATTGAACGAAGCGCTCAAATATGCCTCGGGCACGTTCAACCTCGTTGTATCTCAACTCAAACTTGATGTAAGAGAGCCAACCTTGCTGGTCTGGCATCCAGCCCATCCATCTCTCAAAAATCTGCCTTGCACCAGCAACATTACCTAACATTTCTTccatatgtatgtatttgtacCATAGTTGGTCCACTCTTGGCAAGAGGGTAACTGCCCGATCCCAAACATTTCGAGCATGgtttataaacttatttttcatctCAACCTCCGCATACTTGAGCCAAAGGGTGTGGTTTCGGTAATCGACCTCAAGGGCACGCTCCCAAACAGAACGAGCCCGATTGAAGTCCTTTTGAGACTCTTCCCACTGAGCATACTTGATCCAAACACTTATATTCCACCTGACACGACGTATAAGGTCTTCAAACTCCTTCCGCTTGCGTAGGCGATAA
This genomic interval carries:
- the LOC101219553 gene encoding crooked neck-like protein 1, encoding MSSSKDADPTLGYLTRKDAEVKLPRPTRVKNKTPAPIQITAEQILREARERQEAEIRPPKQKITDPTELADYRLRKRKEFEDLIRRVRWNISVWIKYAQWEESQKDFNRARSVWERALEVDYRNHTLWLKYAEVEMKNKFINHARNVWDRAVTLLPRVDQLWYKYIHMEEMLGNVAGARQIFERWMGWMPDQQGWLSYIKFELRYNEVERARGIFERFVQCHPKVGAWIRFAKFEMKNGEITRARKVYETAVEKLADDEEAEQLFVAFAEFEERCKETERARCIYKFALDHIPKGRAEDIYRKFVAFEKQYGDKEGIEDAIVGKRRFQYEEEVRKNPLNYDSWFDYIRLEETAGNKERIREVYERAIANVPPAEEKRYWQRYIYLWINYALYEELDAADAERTRDVYKECLNLIPHSKFSFAKIWLLAAQFEIRQLNLKGARQILGNAIGRAPKDKIFKKYIEIELQLGNIDRCRKLYEKYLVWSPENCYAWSKYAELERSLCETDRARSIFELAIAQPALDMPELLWKAYIDFEISEHEFERTRELYERLLDRTKHLKVWISYAKFEASAMEDDSLLSELPEENMQEYLHARKQQCIQHARRVFEKAITYYRNSAPELKEERAILLEEWLNMETSFGELGDVSLVQSKLPKKLKKRRQIVSEDGPAGFEEYIDYLFPEETQTTNLKILEAAYRWKKQKVDDN